In a single window of the Micrococcaceae bacterium Sec5.7 genome:
- a CDS encoding biotin carboxylase N-terminal domain-containing protein, whose amino-acid sequence MSANSEQSASPVQSNLTKVLIANRGEIAVRIIRAARDEGIASVAVYADPDRDALHVRLADEAYALGGNTAAESYLVMDKLIEVARQSGADAIHPGYGFLAENAQFAAKVIEAGIIWIGPSPEAISALGDKVQARHIAEKVGAPLVPGTADPVESAEEILEFVDKFGLPIAIKAAFGGGGRGIKVARTREEIPELFESAVREATASFGRGECFIERFLDAPRHVETQCLADAHGNVVVISTRDCSLQRRNQKLVEEAPAPFLTEDQNRRLYESSKAILKEAGYLGAGTCEFLVGQDGTISFLEVNTRLQVEHCVSEEVTGIDLVREQFRLACGEELGYGDPEVRGHSFEFRITGEDPGRNFMPAPGTISLIKNPTGPGVRIDSGVEQGDVISGNFDSMLSKLIVTGASRRQALQRARRALEEMVVEGIPTVIPFDLAVVTDPAFAPAEGPFSIHTRWIETEFVNDIPAWTPNGSGAEDSGDRHRVVVEVGGKRLEVVLPASLGSIGFPSGNGGGKPAKSKKRSRSGGVAAAASGNALTSPMQGTIVKVAVADGDVVAEGDLVVVLEAMKMEQPLTAHRAGTITGLGAKAGETVSAGAVIATIEDQTPEEQL is encoded by the coding sequence CTGACCGCGATGCCCTGCATGTCCGGCTCGCGGACGAGGCCTATGCCTTGGGCGGCAACACGGCTGCCGAGTCCTACCTCGTGATGGACAAGCTGATTGAGGTGGCCCGCCAGTCCGGCGCCGATGCCATCCACCCCGGCTACGGTTTCCTGGCGGAAAACGCCCAGTTTGCGGCCAAGGTGATCGAGGCCGGCATCATCTGGATCGGGCCCTCCCCCGAGGCCATTTCGGCTTTGGGCGACAAAGTCCAGGCCCGCCACATCGCCGAAAAAGTGGGCGCCCCGCTGGTTCCCGGCACCGCCGACCCGGTCGAATCGGCAGAGGAAATCCTTGAGTTTGTGGACAAGTTCGGACTGCCTATAGCCATCAAGGCTGCCTTTGGCGGCGGTGGCCGCGGCATCAAGGTGGCCCGCACCCGCGAGGAAATCCCCGAGCTTTTCGAGTCCGCTGTCCGTGAAGCCACCGCATCGTTTGGCCGAGGGGAATGTTTCATTGAGCGCTTCCTGGATGCGCCACGGCATGTGGAAACCCAATGCCTGGCCGACGCCCATGGCAACGTGGTGGTGATCTCCACGCGCGACTGCTCGCTGCAGCGCCGCAACCAGAAACTGGTGGAGGAAGCACCCGCCCCCTTCCTCACCGAAGACCAGAACCGCCGCTTGTACGAATCCTCCAAAGCCATTCTGAAAGAAGCCGGCTACCTTGGTGCCGGAACCTGCGAATTCCTGGTGGGTCAGGACGGCACCATTTCCTTCCTCGAGGTCAACACGCGCCTTCAGGTGGAGCACTGTGTCTCCGAGGAAGTCACGGGCATCGACCTTGTCCGTGAGCAGTTCCGGCTGGCCTGCGGTGAAGAGCTCGGTTACGGCGACCCCGAGGTCCGTGGGCACTCCTTCGAATTCCGGATCACCGGCGAAGACCCGGGCCGCAACTTCATGCCGGCTCCGGGCACCATCAGCTTGATCAAGAACCCCACGGGACCCGGCGTCCGGATCGATTCCGGGGTAGAGCAGGGCGATGTGATCAGCGGCAACTTCGACTCCATGCTGTCCAAGCTGATCGTCACCGGTGCCAGCCGTCGGCAGGCTCTCCAGCGTGCCCGGCGTGCACTCGAGGAGATGGTGGTGGAAGGCATCCCCACCGTCATCCCGTTCGACCTCGCGGTGGTCACCGATCCTGCCTTTGCGCCGGCTGAGGGACCGTTCAGCATCCACACGCGCTGGATCGAGACCGAATTCGTGAACGATATTCCGGCTTGGACCCCCAATGGCAGCGGTGCCGAGGACTCTGGCGATCGCCACCGCGTCGTGGTCGAGGTGGGCGGCAAGCGCCTTGAGGTGGTATTGCCCGCGTCCCTCGGATCCATCGGCTTTCCCTCCGGTAACGGAGGCGGAAAGCCGGCAAAGTCCAAAAAGCGCTCCCGCTCCGGCGGCGTTGCGGCTGCTGCGAGCGGCAACGCCCTCACGTCCCCCATGCAGGGCACCATCGTCAAGGTGGCCGTAGCAGACGGTGACGTGGTGGCCGAAGGCGATCTCGTGGTCGTGCTTGAGGCGATGAAGATGGAACAGCCGCTCACCGCGCACCGCGCCGGCACCATCACCGGGCTGGGCGCGAAGGCCGGGGAGACTGTTTCGGCCGGCGCAGTGATTGCCACTATCGAGGACCAGACGCCGGAGGAACAGCTTTGA
- a CDS encoding DUF4440 domain-containing protein, whose product MIAPSFEEEVERYHRAVPEITRGNPEPVKELYSRLADATLANPFGGIARGWAQVESRLEQAALHYRDGEMLGFETLASYAARDTAYLVETEHFRAKVDGRDSVDEFALRVTSIFRREDGFWKLVHRHADTAAQPQARHAVNGSE is encoded by the coding sequence TTGATTGCACCGAGTTTTGAAGAAGAGGTGGAGCGGTACCACCGCGCCGTGCCGGAGATAACCAGGGGAAATCCTGAGCCGGTGAAGGAGCTTTACTCCCGTCTGGCCGACGCCACCCTGGCAAATCCGTTTGGCGGTATAGCCCGGGGTTGGGCGCAGGTTGAGTCCAGGCTCGAGCAGGCGGCGTTGCACTATCGTGACGGCGAAATGCTCGGCTTCGAGACTCTGGCGTCTTACGCAGCTCGGGACACCGCGTATCTGGTGGAGACGGAACACTTCAGGGCCAAAGTGGACGGCCGCGATTCCGTGGACGAATTCGCGCTGCGGGTCACCAGCATATTCCGGCGCGAAGACGGATTCTGGAAGCTGGTGCATCGTCATGCCGATACAGCTGCCCAGCCCCAGGCGAGGCACGCCGTCAACGGCTCCGAGTAG
- a CDS encoding MFS transporter, whose product MSSTATSTEHGSVKPVNSKGKVIFASLIGTTIEFYDFYIYATASVLVFPKLFFPQATDINALLSSFAIFGVAFVARPIGSVLFGHFGDKFGRKGTLVASLLTMGLATFVIGLLPTASVPGWAVFAPLMLVVLRFAQGLALGGEWSGAALLATENAPEGKRAIYGTFPQLGAPIGFILANLLFIWLNFAVTPEEFLAWGWRVPFLLSAILVIVGLYVRLKLVESLSFQKVLKEDKVAKMPFAATFKGHWRTVVAGTFIMFATYVLFYVMTSFTLTYGTKPASVEAAQAAATKAGKPMSAAEIADFVPGLGVARGDFLWMLILGVVFFGIFTLVSGPLAEKWGRRKFLLAVTAGIFVFGLLWFTMFGPGQIAAIVGLIVGFTLMGLTFGPMAAILPELFPANVRYTGSAVAYNLSSVIGAAPASFIAIALWQVGDGSTWLVGVYMAAAAVLTFIALWITRETKDTDYENNVA is encoded by the coding sequence ATGTCATCCACTGCAACCTCAACGGAGCATGGGTCAGTCAAGCCGGTGAACTCCAAGGGCAAAGTGATCTTTGCCAGCCTCATCGGAACGACGATCGAGTTCTATGACTTCTACATCTACGCCACAGCGTCGGTGCTCGTCTTCCCGAAGCTGTTCTTCCCGCAGGCAACGGACATCAACGCACTGTTGAGCTCCTTTGCCATCTTTGGTGTGGCGTTTGTGGCCAGGCCCATAGGATCTGTCCTCTTCGGCCACTTCGGCGACAAATTCGGCCGCAAGGGCACTTTGGTGGCCTCACTGCTCACAATGGGTCTTGCCACGTTCGTTATCGGGCTGTTGCCCACCGCATCAGTCCCGGGATGGGCAGTCTTCGCGCCCCTCATGCTGGTGGTCCTCCGCTTCGCGCAGGGCCTCGCCCTCGGTGGCGAATGGTCAGGAGCGGCCCTCCTGGCCACGGAAAATGCACCCGAGGGCAAACGGGCCATCTACGGCACGTTCCCGCAGCTTGGCGCACCGATCGGCTTCATTCTGGCAAACCTGCTGTTCATCTGGCTGAACTTCGCCGTGACGCCGGAGGAATTCCTCGCATGGGGCTGGCGTGTCCCGTTCCTGCTCAGCGCCATCCTGGTGATTGTGGGACTTTATGTGCGGCTGAAGCTCGTGGAGAGCCTGTCTTTCCAGAAGGTGCTCAAAGAGGACAAGGTTGCAAAGATGCCATTTGCGGCCACATTCAAGGGTCACTGGCGCACCGTCGTGGCTGGCACATTCATCATGTTTGCAACGTACGTCCTGTTCTACGTCATGACCTCCTTCACACTGACGTACGGCACCAAGCCTGCCAGTGTGGAAGCGGCGCAGGCGGCAGCCACCAAGGCAGGGAAGCCCATGTCAGCTGCGGAAATCGCCGACTTCGTTCCCGGTCTGGGCGTTGCGCGGGGCGACTTCCTTTGGATGCTGATTTTAGGCGTTGTGTTCTTCGGCATCTTCACCCTTGTGTCGGGACCTCTGGCGGAGAAATGGGGCCGCCGGAAGTTCCTGTTGGCCGTCACCGCAGGGATCTTTGTGTTCGGACTGCTGTGGTTCACCATGTTCGGTCCGGGCCAGATCGCAGCAATCGTCGGTCTCATTGTCGGCTTCACGCTGATGGGCCTGACATTCGGGCCCATGGCCGCGATCCTGCCGGAACTGTTTCCGGCAAATGTCCGCTACACCGGTTCCGCCGTGGCGTACAACCTGTCCAGCGTGATCGGCGCCGCCCCGGCGTCGTTCATTGCTATTGCGCTGTGGCAGGTCGGCGACGGCAGCACCTGGCTGGTGGGCGTATACATGGCTGCAGCCGCGGTCCTGACGTTCATCGCACTGTGGATCACGCGGGAAACCAAGGACACGGACTACGAGAACAATGTAGCCTGA
- a CDS encoding MFS transporter, translated as MTVDRTADAGSGISPELDAEPWHGSVATSSGAQPGTTRTVDAPALEIRPGRWIANWDAENKEQWESKGRSIAKRNLYWSIFAEFLGFVVWQLWSIVVVQLPSAGFKFSTSDIFWLISMPSLVGATLRIPYTFMVPRFGGRNWTIVSAMLLLIPSVGLAMCVSNPETPFGVMLFVAALAGFGGGNFASSMANITFFYPAREKGWALGLNAAGGNLGAAVAQLAVPIAITLLAAGAVNLPMAGLMWVPLILLAAFGAYKYMDNLTSARGDVAGSLAALKEPHLWIMALLYIGTFGSFIGFAGVFPKLIKDYFPAFSSIGVGTVALSLAFLGPLVGSLARPYGGRMADRMGGARMTVAAFASMAAITLTMIWTLPLKNFWLFLVLFLFLFTASGFGNGATYRMIPVIFATSSRAARSGASTVATQRLASSALGLISAIGAYGGFVIPQVLNASNTATGSYTPAFYGFVGAYVLMLVVCWACYIRNANRNAMGHV; from the coding sequence GTGACTGTTGACCGCACCGCAGATGCCGGATCCGGCATTTCCCCGGAACTTGACGCCGAGCCGTGGCACGGAAGTGTTGCCACTTCGTCCGGCGCACAGCCCGGCACCACCCGCACCGTTGATGCCCCCGCCCTTGAAATCCGCCCTGGCCGATGGATCGCCAACTGGGATGCCGAGAACAAGGAGCAGTGGGAGTCCAAAGGCCGCTCCATTGCCAAGCGCAACCTGTACTGGTCCATCTTTGCCGAATTCCTCGGCTTCGTCGTCTGGCAGCTGTGGTCCATCGTGGTGGTCCAGCTGCCCTCAGCAGGATTCAAATTCAGCACCTCGGACATCTTCTGGCTGATCTCCATGCCCAGCCTCGTGGGTGCCACCCTGCGCATCCCCTACACGTTCATGGTCCCCCGCTTCGGCGGACGCAACTGGACCATCGTTTCAGCCATGCTGCTCCTCATTCCCTCGGTGGGCCTGGCCATGTGTGTCTCGAACCCGGAGACACCGTTCGGCGTCATGCTGTTCGTGGCAGCCCTGGCCGGCTTCGGCGGCGGCAACTTCGCCAGCTCCATGGCCAACATCACCTTCTTCTACCCGGCCCGCGAAAAGGGCTGGGCCCTGGGCCTGAACGCCGCCGGCGGTAACCTCGGTGCCGCCGTCGCACAGCTTGCGGTTCCCATTGCCATCACCCTCCTGGCTGCCGGCGCGGTAAACCTGCCCATGGCAGGTCTCATGTGGGTCCCGCTCATCCTGCTCGCAGCGTTCGGCGCCTACAAATACATGGACAACCTCACCAGCGCCAGGGGTGACGTGGCCGGCTCCCTCGCCGCGCTGAAGGAACCGCACCTTTGGATCATGGCGCTGCTGTACATCGGCACCTTCGGTTCGTTCATCGGCTTCGCCGGAGTCTTCCCCAAGCTCATCAAGGACTACTTCCCCGCTTTCTCCTCCATCGGGGTGGGCACCGTGGCCCTGTCGCTGGCCTTCCTTGGCCCCCTGGTCGGTTCCCTGGCCCGCCCCTACGGCGGACGCATGGCGGACCGGATGGGCGGAGCGCGCATGACCGTCGCCGCGTTCGCCTCCATGGCCGCCATCACCCTGACCATGATCTGGACCCTCCCCCTGAAGAACTTCTGGCTCTTCCTGGTCCTGTTCCTGTTCCTCTTCACCGCCAGCGGCTTCGGAAACGGTGCCACCTACCGGATGATCCCGGTCATCTTCGCCACCTCCAGCCGGGCAGCACGCTCCGGCGCCAGCACGGTGGCCACCCAGCGCCTGGCATCCTCGGCGCTCGGCCTTATCTCGGCAATCGGCGCCTACGGCGGGTTCGTTATCCCGCAGGTGCTGAACGCCTCCAACACTGCAACCGGATCCTATACTCCGGCGTTCTACGGCTTCGTCGGGGCATACGTCCTGATGCTGGTTGTCTGCTGGGCCTGCTACATCCGCAACGCAAACCGAAACGCGATGGGACACGTCTAA
- a CDS encoding molybdopterin oxidoreductase family protein, producing the protein MTKGADTHCPYCALQCAMTLKSPAALTPAVQPGSEPVPAPPVLEVSGRDFPTNRGGLCRKGWTSASLLSHPGRVTEPMLKGSDGVHRPVSWDDALKLITAAVKETRARFGADAVGVFGGGGLTNEKAYQLGKFARLALGTSRIDYNGRFCMSSAAAAGMRAFGLDRGLPFPLEDLDAASTIMMLGSNVAETMPPFVQHLQGARDPGGLIVVDPRRSATAAFTSDGGGIHLQPLPGTDLALLLGLSHVVIHEGLADTDFIQARTSGYDALVRSVNAFWPERVQSLTGVPAELIRETARRLADGATKGGTYILTGRGVEQHVDGTDTATAAINLSLLLGLPGSVRSGYGTLTGQGNGQGGREHGQKADQLPGYRKITDPAARAHMATVWGVPESLIPGPGVPAVELLKSMGQPDGVRCLFVHGANVAVSAPDAGSVIEGLRSLDFLVVCDFFMSETAGEADLVLPVAQWAEEEGTMTNLEGRVLRRRRALAPPPGVRSELWIMTRLAEALDAPSTFSDDPETVFEELRLASSGGLADYSGIDYAMLDRGEAAYWPYPAGSTGTPRLFLDRFAHSDGRAAFTAVVPRRRRTSSAFAESIGAKPMTLITGRLMEHYQSGAQTRRVSELMSSQPEARLQIHPAAAAAKGIADGDFVSVSNERGEVTCRAELSTDIRPETVFLPFHFPELESANRLTEAATDPISGMPEFKTSRVWVRPATADSESTLSRTGVLQAQEAS; encoded by the coding sequence ATGACCAAAGGCGCCGACACGCACTGCCCTTACTGCGCTCTGCAGTGCGCCATGACGCTCAAGTCCCCAGCGGCTCTGACCCCGGCTGTCCAGCCGGGGTCAGAGCCCGTGCCGGCTCCACCCGTCCTGGAAGTCAGCGGAAGGGACTTTCCCACCAACCGCGGCGGGCTGTGCCGCAAGGGCTGGACGTCAGCGTCCCTCCTGAGCCACCCGGGACGCGTCACCGAACCCATGTTGAAGGGGTCCGACGGCGTCCACCGCCCCGTCAGCTGGGATGACGCCCTGAAGCTCATCACGGCAGCGGTCAAGGAAACCCGAGCCCGCTTCGGTGCGGACGCCGTGGGGGTATTCGGCGGCGGCGGCCTGACCAATGAGAAGGCCTACCAGCTGGGCAAGTTCGCCCGTCTGGCCCTCGGCACGTCCCGGATCGACTACAACGGCCGGTTCTGCATGTCCTCCGCGGCCGCAGCCGGCATGCGCGCGTTCGGTCTGGACCGCGGCCTGCCGTTCCCGCTGGAGGACCTCGACGCCGCCAGTACCATCATGATGCTCGGCTCCAACGTCGCCGAGACCATGCCCCCGTTCGTGCAGCATCTCCAGGGAGCGCGCGACCCCGGCGGGCTGATTGTGGTGGATCCCCGCCGTTCCGCCACGGCGGCGTTTACGTCCGACGGCGGCGGCATCCACCTCCAGCCCCTGCCGGGCACCGACCTCGCCCTCCTGCTGGGCCTGTCCCACGTGGTGATCCATGAGGGCCTGGCCGACACGGACTTCATTCAGGCGCGCACCAGCGGATACGACGCCCTGGTCCGCAGCGTCAACGCTTTCTGGCCGGAACGCGTGCAGTCCCTCACGGGTGTACCCGCAGAGCTGATCCGCGAGACGGCCCGCAGGCTGGCCGACGGCGCCACGAAGGGCGGAACCTACATCCTCACGGGCCGCGGCGTGGAACAACACGTGGACGGAACGGACACCGCCACCGCCGCCATCAACCTGAGCCTGCTGCTGGGCCTGCCGGGCTCGGTGCGCAGCGGCTACGGCACGCTCACCGGCCAGGGCAACGGCCAGGGCGGCCGCGAACACGGCCAGAAGGCCGACCAGCTCCCGGGCTACCGCAAGATCACAGACCCCGCGGCCCGGGCCCATATGGCCACGGTGTGGGGCGTGCCGGAGTCGCTGATCCCCGGTCCCGGGGTCCCCGCCGTCGAGCTTCTCAAGTCGATGGGACAGCCCGACGGCGTCCGTTGCCTCTTTGTGCACGGCGCCAATGTGGCAGTTTCCGCCCCCGACGCCGGATCGGTCATTGAAGGGCTGCGCAGCCTGGACTTCCTGGTGGTCTGCGATTTCTTCATGTCCGAGACAGCCGGCGAGGCTGATCTGGTGCTTCCTGTCGCCCAGTGGGCCGAGGAAGAGGGCACCATGACCAACCTCGAGGGACGCGTGCTCCGCAGGCGCCGCGCCCTGGCCCCGCCGCCGGGCGTACGCAGTGAGCTGTGGATCATGACCCGCCTCGCCGAAGCGCTGGACGCACCCTCCACCTTCAGCGACGATCCGGAAACGGTATTCGAGGAGCTGCGGCTGGCTTCTTCCGGAGGATTGGCGGACTACTCGGGCATCGACTACGCGATGCTGGACCGGGGCGAGGCTGCGTACTGGCCGTACCCCGCCGGCAGCACGGGCACGCCCCGGCTGTTCCTGGACCGCTTTGCGCACTCCGACGGCAGGGCCGCCTTCACAGCGGTGGTCCCCCGCCGCCGTCGGACTTCTTCTGCTTTCGCGGAAAGCATCGGGGCAAAGCCGATGACGCTTATCACCGGCCGCCTGATGGAGCACTACCAGTCCGGCGCCCAGACCCGCCGGGTGTCGGAACTAATGTCTTCCCAGCCTGAGGCCAGGCTGCAGATCCACCCGGCCGCAGCGGCCGCCAAGGGAATCGCTGACGGGGACTTTGTTTCGGTGTCCAACGAACGCGGCGAAGTGACGTGCCGCGCCGAGCTGAGCACCGATATCCGGCCCGAGACCGTGTTCCTGCCGTTCCATTTCCCGGAGCTGGAGAGCGCCAACCGCCTCACCGAGGCAGCCACGGACCCCATTTCCGGGATGCCCGAGTTCAAGACCAGCCGGGTGTGGGTACGGCCGGCCACCGCTGATTCCGAGTCCACTCTGTCCCGGACCGGCGTTCTTCAAGCCCAGGAGGCCTCATGA
- a CDS encoding FAD-dependent oxidoreductase, with amino-acid sequence MSERIVVVGFGPVAARLVDELLPAVRDGLAHLTVIGEETDAAYNRVLVADVGVGRTTPAALALSDAAALIADGVDVRLGVRVRRVDRARQQVVLTDGTSPGYDRLVFATGSRPVIPNLTGLNPDPAAPVLPAGVTALRDLRDAEVLRRAVSGGKRVVVLGGGVLGLETALAAAEEGATVTVVHNGPHPLGRNIDRGGGAVLAASLRNCGVRMAGNARSTGVEHNASDGGFSALLLDDGCAIDGDLLVLSCGVRPRTELAAGCGLSTATGILVDHRLRAHHEPHIFAIGDCAEVRCPDPECVECRTARGPSGLVGPGWRQAEWLGEYLTLLAEASPEADSLPALEAEKPGVIVLKARGMNMAVAGDNTAEPWDEEALMAGAVNGRPRLQIAQWADPEHGRYVKMTTRGGVLEGLVTVGMPRTAAELVQLFERGAELPADRSLLLRLDGPDQPGARAVAQDPESTVCRCAGVSGVKIAAAVVDGCSSVSEVSKATRAGTGCGGCHSDIKGLIEKHFQAATAA; translated from the coding sequence ATGAGTGAGCGGATTGTTGTTGTCGGTTTCGGCCCGGTGGCCGCAAGGCTGGTGGACGAGCTGCTGCCGGCCGTGCGCGACGGGCTGGCTCACCTGACCGTGATCGGCGAGGAGACTGACGCCGCGTACAACCGCGTGCTGGTGGCCGACGTCGGCGTGGGACGCACCACTCCGGCGGCTTTGGCGTTGTCCGATGCCGCTGCACTAATAGCCGACGGCGTGGACGTCCGGCTGGGCGTCCGGGTGCGCCGGGTGGACCGCGCCAGGCAGCAGGTTGTCCTCACAGACGGCACCTCCCCCGGGTACGACCGGCTCGTGTTTGCCACCGGCTCCCGTCCGGTGATCCCCAACCTCACGGGCCTAAACCCGGACCCGGCCGCACCCGTGCTGCCTGCCGGTGTGACCGCTTTGCGGGACCTGCGCGACGCCGAGGTCCTCCGCCGTGCCGTTTCCGGCGGCAAGCGCGTGGTGGTGCTGGGCGGCGGTGTGCTTGGACTTGAAACGGCCCTGGCCGCAGCAGAGGAAGGCGCCACCGTGACCGTCGTCCACAACGGACCGCACCCGCTGGGCCGGAACATCGACCGCGGCGGGGGCGCCGTGCTCGCGGCTAGCCTGCGCAACTGCGGCGTGCGCATGGCCGGCAACGCCCGCTCCACCGGTGTGGAGCACAATGCGTCCGACGGCGGCTTCTCGGCACTGCTTCTCGACGACGGTTGCGCGATCGACGGCGACCTGCTGGTGCTGTCCTGCGGCGTCCGCCCCCGGACCGAATTGGCCGCTGGCTGCGGGCTGTCCACCGCGACGGGCATCCTGGTGGACCACCGGCTGCGCGCCCACCACGAACCGCATATCTTTGCCATCGGCGACTGCGCCGAGGTCCGTTGCCCGGATCCGGAGTGCGTCGAGTGCCGCACGGCGCGCGGCCCCTCCGGGCTTGTGGGCCCGGGGTGGCGGCAGGCCGAATGGCTCGGCGAGTACCTCACTTTGTTGGCTGAGGCTTCACCGGAGGCTGACTCGCTGCCGGCGCTTGAAGCCGAGAAGCCCGGCGTGATCGTCCTCAAGGCCCGCGGCATGAACATGGCCGTGGCCGGAGACAACACCGCAGAACCATGGGATGAAGAAGCTTTGATGGCCGGAGCAGTAAACGGCCGTCCCCGGCTCCAGATCGCCCAGTGGGCCGACCCGGAGCACGGCCGCTACGTCAAAATGACTACCCGCGGCGGGGTGCTGGAAGGCCTGGTCACTGTCGGGATGCCGCGGACGGCGGCGGAGCTGGTGCAGTTGTTCGAGCGCGGCGCCGAGCTCCCCGCGGACCGTTCGCTGTTGCTGCGCCTGGACGGTCCGGACCAGCCGGGTGCTCGTGCCGTTGCGCAGGATCCTGAGAGCACGGTGTGCCGTTGCGCGGGAGTCAGCGGCGTCAAAATTGCCGCTGCCGTGGTTGACGGGTGCTCTTCGGTTTCGGAGGTTTCCAAGGCCACCCGCGCCGGAACCGGCTGCGGCGGCTGCCACTCCGACATCAAGGGCCTCATCGAAAAACACTTCCAGGCGGCAACCGCCGCCTGA
- a CDS encoding DUF6262 family protein → MRADNSRHIRLAAERRHELTRSKAVAALRELQKKGAPVTFDAVAATAGVSRSWLYTQADLRADIIGLRDDRPQQPRASRSSASTESLRARLNASLERNRELSAEIEHLRHQLALALGHSRRRNAGGPHGAGGRA, encoded by the coding sequence GTGCGGGCAGATAACAGCCGCCACATCCGGCTGGCCGCGGAGCGCCGGCACGAGCTCACCCGTTCCAAAGCCGTGGCGGCGCTGCGTGAACTACAGAAAAAGGGCGCCCCCGTCACCTTCGACGCGGTAGCTGCTACCGCCGGAGTATCGAGGTCCTGGCTCTACACCCAGGCCGACCTGCGCGCGGACATCATCGGACTGCGCGACGACCGCCCACAACAACCCAGAGCAAGCCGAAGCAGCGCCAGCACGGAGTCCCTCCGCGCCCGCCTCAACGCGTCTCTGGAACGGAACCGCGAGCTGTCCGCAGAGATCGAGCACCTAAGGCACCAACTGGCCCTCGCATTGGGACACTCGCGGCGACGGAACGCCGGCGGCCCCCACGGAGCAGGTGGCCGGGCCTAG
- a CDS encoding tyrosine-type recombinase/integrase, with amino-acid sequence MTTLHPVPTRNDPATTPGADSSIDQPPLRTRPMGKAGAGAAPWENEYPKDVWHARSLGIAARSHVTVHFENITRPWLKQLAKRWARWRLTTGLTVESAVLGTKAVENFNAFLDSTRISVTGTADIDREVIEGFLAYLHTHSAGTVSHRTRIGQFNTFLLTMRRHGWVTDLPSTAQIYTEDYPKETARQPRALSEHVMAQLEHPANLAKMASPHHRLITLILIRCGLRISDTVALRQDCITRDKDGAPYVRYLNHKMKREALVPIDEELERAIAEQISYVNGTGNSGTHLLFAHDRVDVYGAGHISANSYSTALRRWVRHCDVTDDNGNPAVVSPHRFRHTLGTRLINLDVPQEVVRRILDHDSHQMTAHYARLSDTSIRRHWEAARKVNASGSVVELDPDGPLAEAAWAKQRLGRATQALPNGYCGLPVQKTCPHANACLTCPMFITTADFLPQHREHRTQVVQIISAAEARGQQRLAEMNTRVLTNLDRIIETLDNETHAGPNHVQEEDNRAGR; translated from the coding sequence ATGACTACCCTGCATCCCGTGCCCACACGAAACGACCCGGCAACGACCCCCGGCGCGGACAGCAGCATCGACCAGCCGCCGCTCCGGACGAGGCCCATGGGGAAGGCCGGGGCGGGCGCCGCGCCGTGGGAGAACGAGTATCCCAAGGATGTCTGGCATGCCAGGTCCCTCGGTATCGCCGCCCGCAGCCACGTAACCGTCCACTTCGAAAACATCACCCGGCCCTGGTTGAAGCAGCTGGCCAAGCGCTGGGCCCGCTGGCGGCTGACGACCGGATTGACGGTTGAGTCCGCGGTACTGGGAACCAAGGCCGTGGAGAACTTCAACGCCTTTCTGGATTCAACGAGGATCTCGGTCACCGGCACCGCCGACATTGACAGGGAGGTAATCGAAGGGTTCCTGGCATACCTGCACACCCACAGCGCCGGGACGGTTTCGCACCGGACCCGGATCGGCCAGTTCAACACCTTCCTGCTCACCATGCGCCGGCACGGATGGGTCACCGATCTGCCCAGCACCGCCCAGATCTACACCGAGGACTATCCCAAAGAGACAGCCCGGCAACCCCGGGCACTGAGCGAACACGTCATGGCCCAGCTGGAACACCCGGCAAATCTCGCCAAAATGGCCAGCCCGCATCACCGGCTGATCACCTTGATTCTGATCCGGTGCGGGCTGCGGATCAGCGACACCGTGGCCCTGCGGCAGGACTGCATCACCCGGGACAAGGACGGCGCCCCGTATGTGCGGTATCTGAACCACAAGATGAAGCGCGAGGCGCTCGTACCCATCGATGAGGAACTTGAACGGGCCATCGCCGAGCAAATCAGCTACGTCAACGGCACGGGCAACTCCGGGACACATCTGCTTTTCGCCCATGACCGGGTGGACGTTTACGGCGCCGGACACATCAGCGCAAACTCATACAGCACCGCCCTTCGACGATGGGTCAGGCACTGCGATGTCACCGACGACAACGGCAACCCGGCTGTCGTAAGCCCGCACCGTTTCCGTCACACCCTCGGCACGAGACTGATTAACCTCGATGTCCCGCAGGAGGTCGTACGCCGGATCCTGGACCACGACTCCCACCAGATGACCGCGCACTACGCCAGACTCAGCGATACAAGCATCCGACGGCACTGGGAAGCCGCCCGGAAAGTCAACGCATCCGGCAGCGTCGTCGAACTCGATCCGGACGGGCCGCTCGCCGAGGCCGCCTGGGCCAAACAGCGCCTCGGCCGAGCCACCCAGGCGCTCCCCAACGGCTACTGCGGTCTCCCGGTGCAGAAGACCTGCCCGCACGCCAACGCCTGCCTGACCTGCCCCATGTTCATCACCACGGCCGACTTCCTCCCGCAACACCGCGAACACCGGACCCAGGTCGTACAGATCATCTCCGCCGCCGAAGCCCGCGGCCAACAGCGGCTGGCGGAAATGAACACCCGGGTGCTGACCAACCTGGACCGCATCATTGAAACACTCGACAACGAAACGCATGCAGGTCCCAACCACGTCCAGGAGGAGGACAACCGTGCGGGCAGATAA